The following are encoded in a window of bacterium SCSIO 12643 genomic DNA:
- a CDS encoding dihydrofolate reductase: METKNSVFIATSLDGYIADQNGDIDWLDSIPNPNQEDMGYIEFTSQIDALVMGRTTFETVCGFDIEWPYQKPVFVLSKTLREIPEKYADKVFLVQGSLTEVLKQIHDQGYHRLYIDGGKVIQSFLREDLIDEMIISTIPVLLGGGSSLFADISSRLNFECVKSTVCLGQIVQSHYKRIR; this comes from the coding sequence ATGGAAACAAAAAACAGTGTATTTATCGCTACCAGTTTAGACGGTTATATTGCAGATCAAAATGGTGATATTGATTGGTTAGACAGCATTCCAAATCCCAATCAGGAAGATATGGGTTATATAGAGTTCACCTCTCAAATTGATGCTCTGGTTATGGGGCGAACCACTTTCGAAACCGTTTGTGGATTTGATATTGAATGGCCTTATCAAAAACCTGTTTTCGTTCTCAGTAAAACCCTAAGAGAAATCCCGGAAAAATATGCAGACAAAGTTTTTCTGGTACAAGGTTCATTAACCGAGGTCCTCAAACAAATTCATGATCAAGGTTATCATCGTTTATACATTGATGGCGGCAAAGTCATTCAAAGTTTTCTACGGGAAGACCTGATTGATGAAATGATCATTTCCACAATCCCGGTTCTTTTAGGTGGAGGTAGTTCTCTTTTTGCTGATATCTCATCTCGCTTAAATTTTGAATGTGTTAAATCAACGGTCTGCCTGGGACAAATCGTTCAAAGTCATTATAAGAGAATCCGATAA
- a CDS encoding DUF4345 domain-containing protein translates to MKNSKTLKIYLVISGLLLTFIGGATLLMPVEMKASAGIDISGNISVLNDIRAMSALLLGIALISLTGAFSKKLSYTAALMSTLTFLTLGIGRAISIFSDGDPVDGLIKATILEFVLGITGAILFITQQNKVSNQ, encoded by the coding sequence ATGAAGAATTCAAAAACATTAAAAATCTATTTAGTTATTTCAGGATTGTTGCTCACATTTATTGGTGGTGCAACATTGTTGATGCCTGTTGAAATGAAAGCCAGTGCCGGAATTGATATTTCCGGAAATATTAGCGTATTAAATGATATCCGAGCCATGAGTGCCCTATTACTTGGAATCGCACTGATTTCGTTAACTGGCGCTTTCTCAAAAAAGCTTTCTTATACCGCTGCGCTCATGTCTACCCTTACATTTTTGACACTAGGGATCGGTAGAGCCATCAGCATTTTCAGCGATGGAGATCCTGTAGACGGATTGATCAAAGCAACCATTCTGGAATTCGTCCTGGGAATTACCGGAGCCATCCTATTCATCACACAACAAAATAAAGTTAGTAATCAATAA
- a CDS encoding DoxX family protein, with protein MSTQLIIKLFLRISIAFSFLSAVADRLGLWKSEISVWGNWDSFVAYTEVINPWFPNSIIPIIAILATVAEVFLAIGLLIGYKTELFAKLSGLLLLLFAIAMTFSTGIKGAFDYSVFTAAAAAFALNIIRG; from the coding sequence ATGTCAACACAGCTTATTATAAAACTGTTTCTGAGAATATCTATCGCTTTTAGTTTCTTATCTGCTGTAGCAGATAGACTTGGATTATGGAAATCAGAAATTTCAGTCTGGGGCAACTGGGATTCTTTTGTAGCATATACCGAAGTTATCAACCCCTGGTTCCCTAACTCGATTATACCTATTATCGCCATATTAGCAACCGTAGCTGAAGTCTTTTTAGCAATTGGATTACTTATCGGATATAAAACAGAACTCTTCGCAAAACTGAGTGGTTTGTTATTACTTTTATTCGCTATCGCTATGACATTCTCTACAGGAATTAAAGGTGCTTTCGACTATTCGGTATTTACTGCTGCTGCAGCTGCTTTTGCTCTGAATATCATTAGGGGATAA
- a CDS encoding alpha/beta fold hydrolase, whose product MNSSIKSQDWLDTTLYPFEHHFIQLETGKMHYVDQGSGEVILFIHGTPTWSFLYRDFITSLSTKYRCIAPDHIGFGLSEKPENFESTPQAHSKNLDEFIHKLNLKNMTLVVHDFGGPIGLSAAIQNNDRIKRVVLLNTWLWETQTNPAAQKVNNILQSGLGKFLYLRLNFSPKVLLKKGFYDQGNLSKEVHQQYISPFPNKSSRWSLLRIGQSLIGASDWYQQQWEQLHVLEDKPWLIIWGMQDSFITPEYLKKWTHRLPKARVVLFECGHFVQEEATSQSIHEIENFMNP is encoded by the coding sequence ATGAATTCATCTATCAAATCACAAGACTGGTTAGACACTACCTTATACCCTTTTGAACATCATTTCATCCAACTGGAAACCGGAAAAATGCATTACGTGGATCAAGGTTCCGGAGAGGTGATTCTTTTTATTCATGGCACTCCAACCTGGTCATTTTTATATCGAGATTTTATTACCTCACTTTCTACAAAATATCGATGTATCGCTCCGGACCATATTGGTTTTGGTCTATCAGAAAAACCAGAAAATTTTGAAAGTACACCTCAGGCTCATTCAAAAAACCTTGATGAATTTATCCATAAACTAAACCTTAAAAACATGACTCTGGTCGTACATGATTTTGGTGGTCCCATTGGTCTATCAGCTGCAATTCAAAATAACGATCGGATTAAAAGAGTTGTGCTATTGAATACCTGGTTATGGGAAACCCAAACAAACCCTGCTGCTCAAAAGGTCAATAACATTCTTCAATCCGGATTGGGCAAGTTTCTTTACCTCCGATTGAATTTCTCTCCAAAGGTCCTCCTCAAAAAAGGATTCTATGATCAAGGGAATTTGTCTAAAGAAGTACACCAACAATACATCTCCCCTTTTCCCAATAAATCATCCCGATGGTCACTCCTACGAATCGGACAGTCATTAATAGGTGCTTCTGATTGGTACCAGCAGCAATGGGAACAGTTACATGTTTTGGAAGATAAACCGTGGCTCATCATATGGGGCATGCAAGATTCATTCATCACTCCCGAGTATTTGAAAAAATGGACCCATCGATTACCAAAAGCACGAGTCGTATTATTTGAATGTGGACACTTTGTTCAGGAAGAAGCTACATCTCAATCTATTCATGAAATTGAAAATTTTATGAATCCGTAA
- a CDS encoding YbhB/YbcL family Raf kinase inhibitor-like protein, which yields MKNLMILLMVGFSATYIHAQTFTLKSKDLGGQMTNEQVFNGFGCTGENISPQLSWKNAPKGTKSFAITIYDPDAPTGSGWWHWVVFNIPADIHQFKRGASNTLNGLLPDGCIQSITDFGTVGYGGPCPPEGDQAHRYIITVYALNTDHLDLDANASPALVGYYLNSTAIAKASIISYFQR from the coding sequence ATGAAAAATTTAATGATTTTATTGATGGTCGGATTTTCCGCAACCTACATTCATGCGCAAACTTTTACTTTAAAAAGTAAGGATCTTGGTGGTCAAATGACCAACGAACAAGTTTTTAATGGCTTTGGCTGTACAGGTGAAAATATTTCACCCCAGTTATCCTGGAAAAATGCTCCAAAAGGGACTAAAAGTTTTGCTATTACAATTTATGATCCTGATGCCCCAACAGGAAGTGGATGGTGGCACTGGGTTGTATTTAATATCCCAGCTGATATTCACCAATTCAAAAGAGGTGCTAGCAATACACTCAATGGACTATTACCTGATGGTTGTATACAAAGCATTACCGATTTTGGTACAGTTGGATACGGTGGTCCATGTCCACCCGAAGGAGATCAAGCGCATAGATATATCATCACCGTATACGCTTTAAACACTGATCATCTGGACTTAGATGCCAATGCGAGCCCTGCATTGGTAGGCTATTATCTGAACTCTACAGCAATTGCTAAAGCATCTATCATTTCATATTTTCAACGTTAA
- a CDS encoding helix-turn-helix transcriptional regulator codes for MTNRKSIVLPNATDSEISLVFYEADMDTIKSKINFTQNVFSFLISGQKEIYNAQNPNYLSGNEFALITTPNCLMTEKKSAPSRLYKSILLFFSHSILNEFKFTHQHLIQKLASSNTQEVLTFTYDDYSHYFRSSLQLLLANRETLSPEMLKAKFTEIMLYLLKYEPLKMGMLLQNQQHDREFVFKTTIENNLYSHLDLEELAFLCNMSLSTFKRHFKSYYQMSPRKYFIQKRMEMAEYLLKNGERPKEVFQQAGYKTLSNFIKAYKAHFNKTPGI; via the coding sequence ATGACAAATCGAAAAAGCATCGTTCTACCAAACGCTACCGATTCAGAAATATCATTGGTATTCTATGAAGCGGACATGGATACTATAAAAAGTAAAATCAACTTTACTCAAAATGTATTTAGTTTCCTAATTAGTGGACAAAAAGAGATTTATAATGCTCAAAACCCTAACTATCTCTCGGGAAATGAATTTGCTTTGATTACCACTCCAAATTGCTTAATGACTGAAAAAAAGTCTGCACCTTCGAGACTTTATAAAAGTATTCTCCTTTTTTTCAGCCACAGTATTCTTAATGAATTTAAGTTCACGCATCAACATTTAATCCAAAAACTAGCTTCTTCAAATACACAAGAAGTACTCACTTTTACCTATGATGACTATAGCCATTATTTTAGATCTTCACTGCAACTTTTGTTAGCGAATCGGGAAACTTTAAGTCCGGAAATGTTAAAAGCTAAGTTTACTGAGATCATGCTCTATTTATTAAAGTACGAACCTCTTAAAATGGGAATGTTACTTCAGAACCAGCAACACGACAGGGAATTTGTATTTAAAACTACTATTGAAAATAATTTATATTCTCACCTAGACCTGGAAGAACTTGCTTTTCTCTGTAACATGAGTTTATCCACTTTCAAAAGACATTTCAAGTCATATTATCAAATGTCTCCTCGAAAATATTTCATTCAGAAAAGAATGGAAATGGCAGAATATTTATTGAAAAATGGAGAGCGCCCAAAGGAAGTTTTTCAGCAGGCAGGCTACAAGACACTATCTAATTTCATTAAAGCATATAAAGCTCATTTTAATAAAACTCCTGGCATATAA
- a CDS encoding n-acetylglutamate synthase, which translates to MNYNGKKFKSVSNTENGEVSSKTIFHYHQKQNIIWATYGGGEILFGTLSGRIEEGKLIFTYQHQNLAGDFKTGKCESTPEIINDILFLKEKWEWTCDDFSKGESMLKEILS; encoded by the coding sequence ATTAACTATAACGGTAAGAAATTCAAGTCTGTTTCAAATACCGAAAACGGAGAAGTCAGTTCAAAAACTATATTTCATTACCATCAGAAACAAAACATCATCTGGGCGACTTATGGAGGCGGAGAAATTTTGTTCGGTACACTTTCCGGAAGAATTGAAGAAGGAAAACTCATCTTCACTTATCAACATCAGAATTTAGCGGGTGACTTTAAAACCGGAAAATGCGAATCCACCCCAGAAATCATAAATGACATATTATTTCTCAAAGAAAAATGGGAATGGACGTGTGACGACTTTTCCAAAGGAGAATCTATGCTCAAAGAAATCCTATCGTAG
- a CDS encoding SRPBCC family protein — MKFNGAVEIAKPRAEVVKYFSDPAYLGKYQDGFVKKEFESGNEGQDGAISKMYYQQGNRKLELTETITANRLPDTFEAHYHHIHMDNTMKCTFVEIDDQNTRYEYEFEYTRINWFMPKLIAILFPSMYRKQGEKWMRQFKEFVEKQ; from the coding sequence ATGAAATTTAATGGGGCTGTAGAAATCGCTAAACCCAGAGCTGAAGTAGTCAAGTATTTTTCTGATCCGGCTTATTTGGGTAAATATCAAGATGGTTTTGTCAAAAAAGAATTTGAGAGCGGAAATGAGGGACAAGATGGAGCCATTTCAAAAATGTATTACCAACAAGGAAATCGAAAACTGGAATTGACCGAAACGATTACGGCCAATCGACTACCTGATACATTTGAAGCGCATTACCATCACATCCATATGGACAATACCATGAAATGTACTTTCGTTGAAATCGATGACCAAAATACACGGTACGAATATGAATTCGAATACACCCGTATCAATTGGTTTATGCCTAAACTCATCGCTATTTTATTTCCGAGTATGTATCGTAAACAAGGCGAAAAATGGATGCGCCAGTTTAAGGAATTCGTTGAAAAGCAATAG
- a CDS encoding SDR family NAD(P)-dependent oxidoreductase: MNKSIMITGANAGIGKETAKQLALKKSTERIVLACRNPTKAEAAKRELEQITNRSIFEILIMDVSKPESVRAAVKKLNQPVDALIMNAGGTGGRTPEKITKDGVTNITAVNLLGHVVLLDELLKADKLKKVALFASTEAARGIKKMGMKRPDLKTSSVQEFKSVFDGTAFGSSFDPMQVYGVVKYGGTMWMSSMARKNKNIRFISMSPGGTRGTQGFDDLPFLQRFMFKYVGMPIFMPLLGLSHSLSKGAKRFVDGIENEALKSGTFYASKENVLTGPVVDQSDIFSDLKIESYQDNAAQAIYSFIPAA, from the coding sequence ATGAATAAGTCAATAATGATTACCGGTGCCAATGCTGGTATTGGTAAAGAAACAGCTAAACAATTAGCATTAAAAAAATCAACAGAAAGAATAGTTCTCGCTTGTCGTAATCCAACCAAAGCGGAAGCCGCCAAAAGGGAACTGGAACAAATCACCAACCGATCCATTTTTGAGATTTTGATCATGGATGTTTCCAAACCGGAGTCAGTTCGCGCAGCGGTTAAAAAACTAAACCAACCGGTTGATGCTTTAATTATGAATGCCGGAGGCACAGGTGGCAGAACTCCTGAAAAAATCACTAAAGATGGCGTTACCAATATTACTGCGGTAAACCTACTAGGTCATGTGGTTCTTTTAGATGAATTACTTAAAGCAGATAAACTTAAAAAAGTAGCGCTTTTTGCCAGTACTGAAGCGGCTCGTGGCATCAAAAAAATGGGAATGAAACGCCCGGATTTAAAAACTTCTTCAGTACAGGAATTTAAGTCGGTGTTTGACGGAACTGCATTTGGAAGTTCATTCGATCCGATGCAAGTGTATGGTGTAGTTAAATATGGAGGTACCATGTGGATGTCATCTATGGCGAGAAAAAACAAAAACATCAGATTCATCAGTATGAGTCCGGGAGGTACACGTGGTACACAAGGATTTGATGACCTCCCATTCTTACAACGCTTTATGTTTAAATATGTGGGGATGCCTATTTTCATGCCTTTGTTAGGCTTATCTCATAGTTTAAGCAAAGGGGCTAAAAGATTTGTCGATGGAATAGAAAATGAAGCATTAAAAAGTGGCACTTTCTACGCCAGTAAAGAAAACGTCCTAACGGGACCAGTGGTGGATCAGAGTGACATTTTTAGCGATCTAAAAATTGAGTCTTATCAAGACAATGCGGCACAAGCGATTTATTCTTTTATCCCCGCAGCGTAA
- a CDS encoding Crp/Fnr family transcriptional regulator, whose amino-acid sequence MSKELFNHFNKYVKINEPDFEQMLLFFDQIELKKKELLMRSGQRCYKNHFVLKGCLHLFFVNDKGIERTVQFAIENWWLTDFLAFHHGSTTEFSIQAVEPTQVLSISYQNQEILLQKFPQLEKYFRHIYQISYGAALIKMKHLYNFSKEEMYFNFIEQFPEFEQRVPQYLIASFLGLTPEYVSEIRSKNRS is encoded by the coding sequence ATGTCTAAAGAGCTTTTTAATCATTTTAATAAATATGTCAAAATCAACGAACCAGACTTTGAACAAATGTTGCTCTTTTTTGATCAAATCGAATTAAAAAAGAAAGAACTCCTCATGCGCTCCGGACAAAGATGTTATAAGAACCATTTTGTTCTAAAGGGCTGTTTGCATCTATTTTTTGTAAACGACAAAGGAATTGAGCGTACAGTACAATTTGCCATTGAAAATTGGTGGTTAACCGATTTCTTAGCTTTCCATCATGGTTCCACTACTGAATTTTCTATTCAAGCAGTTGAGCCAACACAGGTACTCTCCATCAGTTATCAAAATCAGGAAATACTCCTCCAAAAGTTTCCACAACTGGAAAAATACTTTCGACACATCTATCAAATTTCATATGGCGCTGCATTGATTAAAATGAAACATCTATATAATTTTTCAAAAGAAGAAATGTACTTCAACTTTATTGAACAATTTCCTGAATTTGAGCAAAGAGTCCCACAATATTTAATCGCCTCTTTTTTGGGTTTGACTCCGGAGTATGTAAGCGAAATCAGAAGCAAAAACCGTTCTTAA
- a CDS encoding Crp/Fnr family transcriptional regulator — translation MLKEFLSQVHSVDDAILDEYISHWTPYSVPKRTIMTWEGDTERYMYFVLEGIQKSYYINGDKEHIIAFTYPPSFTGIPESFLNQSPSRYFLTTITESKFIRISFEKHQELMQKHRPIETLFRKATEILLIDTLNRYYELMALDIESRFKVFTSRSPHLLQMISQKDLASYLRIDPSNFSKLLKTIKI, via the coding sequence ATGCTTAAAGAATTCCTTTCTCAAGTCCATTCGGTAGATGATGCTATCTTGGACGAATATATTTCGCACTGGACCCCATACAGTGTTCCCAAACGCACCATCATGACCTGGGAAGGTGATACCGAACGCTACATGTATTTTGTACTGGAAGGGATTCAAAAATCATATTATATCAATGGAGATAAAGAACATATTATCGCATTTACCTATCCCCCATCATTCACAGGAATTCCAGAATCATTTCTAAATCAGAGTCCATCCAGGTATTTTTTAACCACAATTACAGAAAGTAAATTCATCCGTATTTCATTTGAAAAACATCAGGAGCTGATGCAAAAGCATAGACCGATAGAAACCCTATTTAGAAAAGCCACCGAAATATTATTGATTGATACATTGAATCGCTACTACGAACTCATGGCTTTGGATATTGAAAGTCGCTTTAAAGTTTTTACTTCCAGAAGTCCTCATCTGTTACAAATGATTTCTCAAAAAGATTTAGCTTCTTATTTAAGAATCGACCCGAGTAATTTTAGCAAACTGCTTAAGACAATTAAAATCTAA
- a CDS encoding carboxymuconolactone decarboxylase family protein has product MENRIQIDQTEPEAYKGMFALEAFLQQSQLTPNHLNLIKIRASQINGCAFCIDMHTKEALKNGEKSERIFLLNAWKELDLFSDTEKIILQMTEEVTLIHLNGLTTNTYNKAIEKFDAHYFSQIIMAITTINAWNRIAISTLKPFV; this is encoded by the coding sequence ATGGAAAACAGAATTCAAATTGATCAAACCGAACCGGAAGCCTATAAAGGAATGTTTGCTTTAGAAGCTTTTTTACAGCAAAGTCAACTCACACCAAATCATTTAAACCTTATTAAAATCAGAGCATCACAAATTAATGGATGTGCTTTTTGTATTGATATGCATACCAAAGAAGCACTTAAAAATGGAGAAAAATCAGAACGCATCTTTTTACTCAATGCCTGGAAAGAACTCGATCTATTTAGTGATACTGAAAAAATCATTTTACAAATGACCGAAGAAGTAACACTCATTCATTTAAACGGCCTCACAACCAACACTTATAACAAAGCCATCGAGAAGTTTGACGCCCATTATTTTTCTCAAATCATTATGGCCATTACCACCATTAATGCCTGGAATAGAATTGCGATTAGTACGCTTAAACCTTTTGTTTAG
- a CDS encoding DUF3667 domain-containing protein: MVCKNCNQSIEGEFCHHCGQNAQVQRINFKYISSEFSSSILQINNGLLYTVKELFTRPGHSIREFLEGKRVRHFKPLAFVLVTSTIYVIASYLTEVKTVLADFISGMAGASESNDQTTAIFHDTLIWFENHYAYSTLFTLIFFSFASYLVFKKDGYNYFEHIVLNLYITGQQTIIFLLLHFFYLILNPENYVMQFITLLGSVFYCFWVYIQFFQNRGVIGNILRVASIYILTAIFILALLFIFGMLTIAGLNAM, translated from the coding sequence ATGGTTTGTAAAAACTGTAACCAAAGTATTGAGGGTGAATTTTGTCATCATTGTGGACAAAACGCTCAGGTTCAAAGAATAAATTTTAAATATATCTCAAGTGAATTCTCTTCGAGTATTCTACAAATAAATAATGGATTACTCTATACTGTAAAAGAGCTTTTTACACGTCCGGGTCATTCTATTCGAGAGTTTTTAGAAGGGAAAAGAGTCCGTCATTTTAAACCTTTGGCATTTGTTCTGGTGACCTCAACCATATACGTAATCGCCTCCTATTTGACTGAAGTAAAAACGGTTTTGGCAGATTTCATCTCCGGAATGGCAGGTGCATCAGAATCAAATGATCAAACTACAGCCATTTTTCACGATACTTTGATTTGGTTTGAAAATCATTATGCTTACTCTACACTGTTTACTTTAATATTTTTTTCATTCGCATCATATCTCGTCTTCAAAAAAGACGGCTATAATTATTTTGAACATATTGTCCTCAACTTGTATATCACAGGACAGCAAACCATCATATTCTTATTACTCCATTTCTTCTATCTTATCCTGAACCCTGAAAACTATGTCATGCAATTCATTACCCTATTGGGTTCTGTATTCTATTGCTTTTGGGTATATATTCAATTCTTCCAGAATCGAGGAGTTATAGGCAATATTCTTAGGGTGGCATCCATATATATTTTGACTGCCATATTTATCCTGGCGCTTCTGTTTATTTTTGGAATGCTCACAATAGCCGGATTAAACGCCATGTAA
- a CDS encoding nuclear transport factor 2 family protein produces MDTISKELILKQEEILLDAMRNSDLEKLEHLLHDDLLFIIPTGQTVTKEMDLANLKSGNLKIQELQASEHEVSLVEDCALVSVYVELKGQYLGQPIAGQFKYFRNWKLVQNQWKVIGGAGVQINN; encoded by the coding sequence ATGGACACTATCAGCAAAGAACTCATCCTCAAACAAGAAGAAATACTTCTTGACGCTATGCGAAATAGCGATCTCGAAAAGTTAGAACATTTGTTACATGATGATCTGTTATTTATTATTCCCACAGGTCAAACGGTGACTAAAGAAATGGATTTAGCTAATTTGAAATCGGGTAATTTAAAAATTCAGGAATTACAAGCCTCCGAACATGAAGTGAGTTTAGTCGAAGACTGTGCTTTAGTTTCCGTATATGTTGAATTAAAAGGTCAATACCTGGGTCAACCTATCGCGGGCCAATTCAAATATTTCAGAAACTGGAAATTGGTTCAAAACCAATGGAAAGTAATTGGAGGAGCCGGAGTTCAGATAAATAATTAA
- a CDS encoding helix-turn-helix transcriptional regulator: MVFIRLSMPFFNRTLKHYVEEEACFMFVNKGEVNVRAPEDYLKLNRDTAMLAKCLNYFFEPSDNDELCKDGIESVGIFLYPSLVKDLFEFDLSSSNYTVDYNLKQVQVDRLLENYRQSIDILLDNPELADENIIKTKLREFILLMTKSQQAPSQMDFLAALFKPTDTAFKTVIQHNLYANLSLEELSALSHLSISSFKRKFKEVFNESPKKYINRKKVEKAAELLKSENLRISDIAYDVGFDSLATFNRNFTAEYGKSPSDYRLS, encoded by the coding sequence ATCGTTTTTATTCGACTGTCTATGCCTTTCTTCAATCGTACCTTGAAGCATTACGTTGAAGAAGAAGCTTGCTTTATGTTCGTAAATAAAGGTGAAGTCAATGTACGTGCTCCCGAAGATTATCTAAAACTCAACCGGGATACGGCCATGCTGGCTAAATGTCTGAATTACTTCTTTGAGCCTTCTGATAATGATGAACTCTGTAAAGATGGAATTGAGTCTGTGGGTATTTTCTTATATCCTTCTTTAGTGAAAGACCTGTTTGAATTTGATCTTTCCAGTTCGAATTATACCGTGGATTATAATTTAAAACAGGTGCAGGTTGATCGGCTGTTAGAAAATTATAGACAAAGTATTGACATTCTTCTGGACAACCCTGAACTGGCGGATGAAAATATTATTAAGACCAAACTCAGAGAATTTATCCTGTTAATGACCAAGTCTCAACAGGCGCCTTCTCAAATGGATTTTCTGGCAGCACTTTTTAAACCGACTGATACGGCATTTAAAACAGTCATTCAACATAACCTCTATGCCAATCTATCGTTAGAAGAATTATCTGCGCTTAGTCATTTAAGTATCTCCTCCTTTAAACGAAAGTTTAAGGAAGTTTTTAATGAAAGCCCAAAGAAATACATCAATCGGAAGAAAGTAGAAAAAGCCGCAGAGTTGTTAAAATCTGAAAACCTTAGAATCTCGGATATCGCTTACGATGTTGGTTTTGATTCTCTGGCTACTTTTAATCGAAATTTCACTGCAGAATACGGGAAATCCCCTTCGGATTATCGTTTGAGCTAA
- a CDS encoding nuclear transport factor 2 family protein: MTPRKVLEKWIDLFNAGDAEAISELYSENAINHQVANDPVSGRMAIRDMFQQEFSAADMVCIPENIFEDGDWTILEWKDPNGLRGCGFFQIHDSKIIFQRGYWDKLSFLRLNNLPIPSE, from the coding sequence ATGACTCCCAGGAAAGTACTTGAAAAATGGATTGATTTATTTAATGCTGGAGATGCGGAAGCCATTTCTGAATTATATAGCGAGAATGCAATCAATCATCAAGTCGCTAACGATCCTGTTTCCGGACGTATGGCCATTCGAGATATGTTTCAACAGGAATTCTCGGCTGCGGATATGGTATGTATTCCTGAAAATATCTTCGAAGATGGAGACTGGACCATTTTAGAATGGAAAGATCCGAACGGACTAAGGGGTTGTGGATTCTTCCAAATACATGACAGTAAAATCATTTTCCAGCGTGGCTATTGGGATAAACTTTCGTTTTTGAGATTAAATAATTTACCAATTCCATCAGAATAA
- a CDS encoding VOC family protein: MRINSIDHIVLTVHDVNKTCQFYTQVLGMKEITFGEGRKALLFGSQKINLHQKGNELEPKAMHPICGSSDLCLISTNPIEEIKKELDRKQIPTIGGILNRTGAAGPIKSIYIRDPDGNLIEISNYINRSNCIRRM, translated from the coding sequence ATGCGAATTAATAGTATAGACCATATTGTACTAACCGTTCATGATGTAAATAAAACATGTCAGTTTTATACACAAGTACTGGGCATGAAAGAAATCACATTTGGAGAAGGGCGAAAAGCCCTTCTCTTTGGTTCACAAAAAATCAATCTCCATCAAAAAGGAAATGAACTCGAACCAAAAGCGATGCATCCCATATGCGGTTCTTCTGATTTATGCTTGATTTCAACAAATCCGATTGAAGAAATCAAAAAAGAATTAGACCGTAAACAAATACCAACAATCGGAGGAATCTTAAATAGAACAGGGGCTGCCGGACCAATTAAATCCATTTACATTCGTGACCCTGACGGTAACTTAATTGAAATTTCAAATTATATCAATCGCTCAAATTGTATTCGTAGAATGTAG